Proteins from a single region of Malassezia restricta chromosome IV, complete sequence:
- a CDS encoding protein KRI1: MVDLFEDAAEAPDEQQLSINQSYAERYQHNKRRVHLEQLQQKYGEEEGDSDESDSEDVTEDEDGEQLTPQVDAAILRTLQRIREKGSDLYDADNRVFDIEQAQLRKGAPSARSSSSKKMTLQDYQRSRVLDAMKNSSDPAKDIADATMRQPEPAIDTKMPATHDAEQEAIRAEFLDAAREDGEDDDLFHVRKADGEDTYRSALMNALGNEGNEDQIRSLLRDHTDDASRSKESEDFLMNYIMNRGWVDTDLPTTAPNARDWEAEAAELESEASFDSAADAFEHAYNFRFEDPSLAQKAFAIDSFPRHTEDSIRRPDDRRKKARHERTERKKSEKKTKMRELEQLKALKRQEIAEKLKKLRQVSGSDNRMDGHAFDGVDFDKDFDPEEHDRLMQAQFDDAYYAQADNDKPQWDQDIDEIIAAESKPEKKSKKNKNSAEDVMDADFVDGQDTKLSKKERKALKKKEKKAAKKQQDADDAVDENDMDAEKIENRVPEADRQKEARELMDEYYNLGYEDMIGDTPTRFKYASVPKDSYGLSAVDILMADDADLNNVVGLKHMQPYRRGPTRPANLKKRLKRFRDDMDAREQPQEQPKKKRLGRKERQRLKESS; encoded by the coding sequence ATGGTAGACCTGTTTGAAGACGCAGCCGAGGCGCCAGacgagcagcagctctcCATCAACCAGTCGTATGCTGAAAGGTATCAACATAACAAGCGGAGAGTACATCTTGAGCAGCTTCAGCAGAAATACGGAGAAGAAGAGGGGGACAGTGACGAGTCGGACTCAGAAGATGTGaccgaggacgaggacggcgagcagctcacACCTCAGGTGGATGCGGCGATTCTGCGCACACTGCAGCGCATTCGAGAAAAAGGAAGTGATCTGTATGATGCAGATAATCGTGTGTTCGATatcgagcaggcgcagctaAGGAAAGGAGCACCGAGTGCTaggagcagcagctcaaAAAAAATGACGCTGCAAGACTACCAACGCAGCCGcgtgctcgatgccatgaAGAACTCGAGCGATCCTGCCAAAGACATTGCAGATGCTACTATGCGTCAACCAGAGCCGGCCATCGACACGAAGATGCCAGCAACGCATGACGCCGAGCAGGAAGCCATCCGTGCCGAGTTCCTCGATGCAGCACGGGAAGAcggcgaggacgacgacttgTTTCACGTTCGTAAGGCTGATGGTGAAGATACATACCGTTCGGCATTGATGAATGCGCTCGGCAACGAGGGTAATGAGGACCAGATTCGCAGCCTGCTCCGAGATCACACCGACGATGCATCGCGGTCCAAAGAAAGCGAAGACTTCTTAATGAATTACATCATGAATCGCGGATGGGTCGACACTGATCTGCCGACGACTGCACCAAATGCCCGCGATTGGGAAGCTGAGGCCGCAGAGCTTGAATCGGAGGCTTCGTTCGACTCGGCAGCTGATGCATTTGAGCATGCCTACAACTTCCGCTTTGAAGATCCATCTCTTGCTCAAAAAGCATTCGCCATTGATAGCTTTCCAAGACATACGGAAGACTCTATCCGAAGACCAGATGACCGTCGTAAAAAGGCACGGCACGAGCGAACTGAGCGCAAAAAGAGCGAGAAAAAGACCAAGATGCGAgagcttgagcagctcaaggctCTCAAGCGCCAGGAAATCGCCGAAAAGCTCAAGAAGCTGCGTCAAGTATCAGGCAGTGACAACCGCATGGATGGACATGCATTCGATGGCGTAGACTTCGACAAGGACTTTGACCCCGAGGAGCATGATCGGCTCATGCAGGCGCAATTCGATGATGCATACTATGCCCAAGCCGACAATGACAAGCCACAGTGGGATCAAGACATTGACGAAATTATTGCGGCTGAGTCTAAGCCGGAGAAAAAGAGCAAAAAGAACAAGAACAGCGCAGAGGACGTCATGGACGCTGACTTTGTAGACGGTCAGGACACGAAGCTGTCCAAGAAGGAGCGCAAGGCACTTAAGAAGAAGGAGAAAAAAGCTGCCAAGAAGCAGCAAGACGCAGATGATGCCGTGGACGAAAATGACATGGATGCAGAAAAGATCGAGAATCGCGTGCCTGAGGCAGACCGCCAGAAAGAGGCCCGTGAGCTGATGGACGAGTACTACAACTTGGGCTACGAGGACATGATTGGTGATACACCGACGCGGTTCAAGTACGCATCTGTACCGAAGGACAGTTACGGTTTGAGTGCTGTCGATATCCTGATGGCAGATGACGCTGACCTGAACAACGTTGTGGGTCTCAAGCACATGCAACCATACCGCCGTGGACCGACCCGACCGGCCAACCTGAAAAAGCGCCTGAAGCGGTTCCGCGACGATATGGACGCGCGAGAACAGCCACAAGAGCAGCCGAAAAAGAAGCGGCTTGGCAGGAAAGAGAGGCAGCGGCTCAAAGAGAGTTCATAG
- a CDS encoding farnesyl-diphosphate farnesyltransferase translates to MEYVKLAVTHPSELRSLITYKVWRDPVHDFRRNPEASGFDRERMRACWSFLDATSRSFAAVIKELKGELSRVICIFYLVLRGLDTVEDDMTLKPEVKIPLLLDFHKKLNEPGWNFTGSGPNEKDRQLLVEFDKVIDEYQLLNEGCRFVIADICARMGAGMASYIELGNSPAGLTMQTWGDYDLYCHFVAGLVGEGLSGLFVQTQIERPLIGLQLSLSNHMGLFLQKTNIIRDYAEDCREGRSFWPKECWGTDGVFAHQGEVQRGVIETRRGSGSYKFADTIEGRKARQVLSAMLLDAMSHVTSSLEYLILLRDQSVFNFCATPQVMAIATLGKLVENADVYKKNVKIRKSLAVRLILRSTNPRDVATIFLNFAREIHQKLSADDPNYVRWCVELGRIQMWCEYNFPSYVLSAYRNKNSDIRAHTYQSWVFARDREIRYKALGKSEQQLSAEAEAERLLETDKGAYKMLFGVIGLALVLIILIAYGCWMFVWYTIEGRVDPLSLFLYYSYRLARERIWDMKITLSPLFWYRFWSSLFDQAGSLTMEDMRVYHGH, encoded by the coding sequence ATGGAGTACGTGAAGCTTGCGGTGACGCATCCGTCGGAGCTCCGTTCTCTGATCACATATAAAGTATGGCGTGATCCTGTGCACGACTTCAGGCGGAATCCTGAGGCAAGTGGCTTTGAtcgtgagcgcatgcgGGCGTGCTGGTCATTCCTGGATGCGACGAGTCGTAGCTTTGCTGCTGTGATCAAGGAGCTGAAAGGTGAGCTGAGTCGCGTCATTTGCATCTTCTATCTCGTACTGCGTGGACTTGACACTGTCGAAGACGACATGACGCTGAAGCCTGAGGTCAAGATCCCACTTCTGCTGGACTTCCATAAGAAACTGAACGAACCGGGCTGGAACTTCACGGGCAGTGGCCCGAACGAGAAAGATCGCCAGCTTCTGGTAGAGTTCGACAAGGTAATTGACGAGTACCAGCTTCTGAACGAAGGATGCCGCTTTGTCATTGCTGACATTTGTGCGCGCATGGGTGCTGGAATGGCGTCCTACATTGAGCTGGGCAACTCGCCGGCAGGCCTGACGATGCAAACGTGGGGCGACTATGACCTGTATTGCCACTTTGTTGCTGGTCTTGTAGGTGAAGGCTTGTCGGGACTGTTTGTGCAGACGCAAATTGAAAGACCGCTCATTGGCCTACAATTGTCCCTGTCGAATCACATGGGTCTATTCTTGCAAAAGACAAACATTATCCGCGACTATGCCGAAGACTGCCGCGAGGGCCGTTCGTTTTGGCCGAAGGAGTGCTGGGGTACAGACGGTGTGTTTGCGCACCAGGGCGAAGTCCAACGTGGCGTGATTGAAACACGTCGCGGTTCGGGTTCGTACAAGTTTGCCGACACGATTGAAGGTCGGAAGGCAAGACAAGTGCTGTCGGCTATGCTTCTTgatgccatgtcgcatGTGACGAGCTCACTCGAGTACCTGATCCTGCTTCGTGACCAAAGTGTGTTCAACTTTTGCGCGACACCTCAGGTCATGGCCATCGCGACTCTCGGCAAACTTGTGGAGAATGCCGACGTGTACAAAAAGAACGTCAAAATCCGCAAGTCCCTCGCCGTGCGCCTAATTCTGCGCTCGACAAACCCACGCGATGTCGCAACGATCTTTCTCAACTTTGCGCGCGAAATCCACCAGAAACTGAGCGCCGATGATCCCAACTATGTCCGCTGGTGTGTTGAGCTCGGGCGCATACAAATGTGGTGCGAGTACAACTTCCCATCGTATGTGCTCAGCGCGTACCGTAACAAGAACTCAGACATCCGGGCTCACACGTACCAGTCGTGGGTGTTTGCACGCGACCGCGAAATCCGGTACAAGGCCCTTGGTAAGTCGGAACAACAACTTAGTGCCGAGGCTGAGGCCGAGCGCCTTCTTGAAACCGACAAGGGTGCGTACAAAATGCTCTTCGGGGTGATCGGCCTAGCGCTTGTCTTGATTATTTTGATTGCCTACGGGTGCTGGATGTTTGTGTGGTACACGATCGAGGGCCGCGTGGACCCCTTGTCTCTCTTCCTCTATTACTCCTACCGACTAGCCAGAGAGCGTATCTGGGACATGAAAATCACGCTGAGCCCACTGTTCTGGTACAGGTTCTGGTCTTCTCTGTTTGACCAGGCTGGAAGTCTTACCATGGAAGACATGCGTGTCTACCACGGACACTAG